A stretch of the Cyprinus carpio isolate SPL01 chromosome B4, ASM1834038v1, whole genome shotgun sequence genome encodes the following:
- the LOC109058769 gene encoding protein ANTAGONIST OF LIKE HETEROCHROMATIN PROTEIN 1-like, whose translation MDAHANKIIQCFAFHTILKSQQKNQQNIGLVRRRKKRRALVAAWANLAMIAATSVQREVWMRQRTQDWWDRVVGTWGQELWVSNFRMRRETFEMLCVRLSPMLSYEDTTFHQAISVQKRVGVGLWWLATGAGYRTLAHLFGISDASVCLIVREFCHAVRNEMMREYIKLPEGEELQTVLLGFKNRWGFPQCAGAIDGSHIPVIASPENHADYFNRKGWHSVILQAVVDHKYCFTNINIGWPGSVHDSRVLRNSVIYEKAERGVLFPNTTEEIQGTQVPIMLLGDPAYPLRSWLMKGYPETGNLTDHQRHFNKRLSRARMTVECAFVRLKGRWRCLSKRLDVNISLVPTVISTCCTLHNICEKHNEAYSEDPSAAGPPDVPPGDVDPSKTRKNYKMT comes from the exons atggatgcccatgcaaataaaattatacagtgttttgctttccacactattttgaaaagtcagcaaaaaaatcagcaaaacattggtctcgtacggcggagaaaaaagaggAGAGCCCTTGTTGCAGCCTGGGCGAATTTAGCGATGATCGCTGCAACATCGGTTCAAAGGGAGGTTTGGATGCGGCAAAGGACTCAAGACTGGTGGGATCGCGTTGTTGGAACCTGGGGTCAAGAACTGTGGGTCAGCAACTTTCGTATGCGACGAGaaacttttgaaatgttgtgTGTGCGGTTGTCACCAATGCTCTCTTACGAGGATACGACATTTCACCAGGCAATCTCAGTGCAGAAGCGCGTTGGAGTTGGACTATGGTGGCTCGCGACAGGAGCTGGTTATCGAACACTGGCACATCTGTTTGGCATAAGTGACGCATCAGTATGCCTAATAGTCCGGGAGTTTTGCCATGCCGTACGAAATGAGATGATGCGCGAGTACATCAAGCTGCCAGAAGGTGAGGAGCTCCAAACCGTACTTCTAGGATTTAAAAATCGATGGGGTTTCCCTCAGTGTGCCGGGGCTATAGACGGGAGTCATATCCCAGTCATCGCTTCACCTGAGAACCATGCAGATTATTTTAATCGCAAGGGATGGCATTCTGTGATCTTGCAAGCAGTTGTGGACCACAAATACTG TTTCACAAACATCAACATCGGATGGCCAGGAAGTGTTCACGACTCCAGGGTTCTTCGTAATTCTGTTATCTACGAGAAGGCAGAAAGAGGAGTCCTCTTTCCAAAC ACCACTGAGGAGATCCAGGGCACACAAGTGCCCATCATGCTGTTGGGGGATCCAGCCTACCCACTTCGGTCCTGGCTAATGAAGGGGTACCCGGAAACTGGGAATCTGACCGACCACCAGCGTCATTTTAACAAGAGACTAAGCAGGGCTAGAATGACGGTGGAGTGTGCATTTGTAAGATTAAAAGGTCGGTGGAGGTGCCTGTCAAAACGTCTTGATGTGAACATATCACTGGTCCCCACAGTTATCTCCACATGCTGCACTCTGCATAACATCTGTGAAAAACACAATGAGGCCTACAGTGAAGATCCTAGTGCAGCTGGACCTCCTGATGTACCACCAGGTGATGTTGACCCG TCAAAAACTAGAAAAAACTACAAGATGACTTGA